In Chryseobacterium gotjawalense, the following are encoded in one genomic region:
- the panC gene encoding pantoate--beta-alanine ligase — protein sequence MEIFRDKKTLIDYVERQKEMGKRIGFAPTMGALHGGHLSLYKIAATENDLVISSIFVNPTQFNNPEDLTKYPRDTDRDIALLKNTGIVDALYLPEVVDLYPEGLKSKSYDFDGLENEMEGKFRPGHFDGVGTVVEELLRQVKPDNAYFGEKDYQQLAIIEKLVEQLHLPVKIHGVPIYREENGLAMSSRNERLNPIQRDAAKVIHDTLLKVNDWFRIITVAEINKRVKDIFDDQRGMTLEYFEIADEKTLKQTDFFYKDKKYRAFIVVNVGTVRLIDNLHLD from the coding sequence ATTATGTCGAACGGCAGAAAGAAATGGGCAAAAGAATCGGGTTTGCTCCTACAATGGGCGCATTGCACGGTGGCCATCTTTCATTATACAAAATAGCCGCCACAGAAAACGATCTGGTTATTTCTTCCATTTTCGTAAATCCTACACAATTTAATAATCCTGAGGATTTAACAAAATATCCGCGAGATACCGATCGGGATATTGCGCTACTGAAAAATACAGGAATCGTTGATGCCTTGTATCTCCCCGAAGTTGTCGATCTGTATCCCGAAGGACTAAAAAGTAAATCCTATGATTTCGATGGTCTGGAAAATGAAATGGAAGGCAAGTTTCGTCCCGGACATTTTGACGGGGTAGGAACCGTAGTGGAAGAACTTTTGAGACAGGTAAAACCAGACAATGCCTACTTCGGAGAAAAAGATTATCAGCAATTGGCTATTATCGAAAAACTGGTAGAGCAATTGCATCTTCCTGTGAAAATCCACGGTGTGCCAATTTACCGTGAAGAAAACGGTCTCGCCATGAGTTCGCGAAATGAAAGACTGAACCCTATTCAAAGAGATGCAGCCAAAGTCATTCATGATACTCTGCTAAAAGTAAATGACTGGTTCCGGATCATTACTGTTGCTGAAATAAATAAACGCGTGAAAGATATTTTCGATGACCAGCGCGGAATGACTCTGGAATATTTTGAAATCGCTGATGAAAAAACTTTAAAACAAACCGATTTCTTTTACAAAGACAAAAAATACCGCGCCTTTATCGTCGTAAATGTTGGTACAGTCCGACTAATTGATAATTTGCATTTGGATTAA
- a CDS encoding dodecin family protein — MIVKVLEVIATSEISFDDAVRNAVKEVSRTIKNIDSVYVKDMKCHVKDGEISTYGCVCKVSFRVE; from the coding sequence ATGATTGTAAAAGTACTTGAAGTAATTGCTACTTCAGAAATTAGTTTTGATGACGCTGTGAGAAATGCCGTAAAAGAAGTTTCCAGAACGATAAAAAACATCGACAGCGTTTATGTAAAAGACATGAAATGCCATGTGAAAGATGGCGAAATTTCAACTTACGGATGCGTTTGTAAGGTTTCTTTCAGGGTTGAATAA